Proteins found in one Anabas testudineus chromosome 1, fAnaTes1.2, whole genome shotgun sequence genomic segment:
- the LOC113161607 gene encoding phosphofurin acidic cluster sorting protein 1-like isoform X3 — translation MAVAADSGRVRGAPFPPCLVADPAVGSGSDAAKEPDDRVPVPMNLFATWEIDRSSPSCVPRLCSLTLRKLMVLRELDRELSSIVIAVKIQGSKRTLRSNEYHLPPDGLMETDLELTFSLQYPHFLKRDANRLHVMLQRRKRYKNRTILGYKTLAVGVINMAEVLQHPTDGAHILCLHSNLKDASVRAAELSVLSLSSLPVEQEDTSSHHDNKTKASDRSPDMENYWEDDDDSFSSEQEGSDDAVPSQDMYDDEDDVQRKTKKTHRTQQPNFKQKFVALLKRFKVTDEVLDSDPVGQSQEAEEDLDLLYDSLEVYNPSDSGPELDDNDSILSTPKPKLRPFFEGVSQSSSQTEIGSLHSQRNQRREQSAAAAELLSPGTQESRVSEESKGGETGPGDVEEDVAMGTDAGPAAKLCKTESQTHMSPSKTGSQMSRHQWSISMKDRQNSRGTDRTSSMDSETSSDYRIPPPQVARKSVLDQLNHILFSDDQLPESIVLINTTDWQGQYLSEILFDQPIVCTVSSADVQAAFSAIISRIQRFCNCNSQMPPTVKVAVGGDQSYLNTVLCCFVEQLASKTPDWLSYIRFLILPVGTHPLAKYLASLDAKFCSLLMDAGWRELFGRPEPPPLDAVGVASRVSQYLAGAAVSHLCPISEAMLTCKHKSREDDSCQKFVPFIGLVKVGIVEQNFVTTSVDSDDIILGSPPSQPGAPISITSTPPPSPSTSCPGEVMGLQVDYWSSQGGGGGAERRKEVGVKNTLKSNFRCLQVSRISGGELLSMTVVTKEKNKKVMFLSKKTKEKDAESRSQLIEGISRLICTSKHQHALRVSIDGVEWNDVKFFQLAAQWPTHVKHFPVGIFGYNKP, via the exons ATGGCGGTGGCTGCGGACTCGGGAAGAGTCCGTGGTGCTCCTTTCCCACCGTGCCTGGTGGCGGACCCGGCGGTGGGGTCCGGATCCGATGCTGCCAAAGAGCCAGATGACCGCGTCCCAGTGCCCATGAACCTGTTTGCAACCTGGGAGATCGACCGGTCCTCTCCCAGCTGCGTGCCCAG GTTGTGCAGTCTGACTCTGAGGAAGCTGATGGTTTTGAGGGAGTTGGACCGAGAGCTCAGCTCTATTGTCATTGCTGTTAAGATCCAG ggCTCTAAGCGAACTTTGAGATCCAATGAGTACCATCTTCCTCCGGACGGCCTGATGGAAACAGACCTGGAGCTCACCTTCTCACTACAG TATCCTCACTTCCTCAAGCGAGATGCAAACCGTCTGCATGTGatgctgcagaggaggaagagataCAAGAACCGAACTATCCTGGGCTACAAGACCCTGGCAGTGGGAGTCATCAACATGGCCGAG GTGCTGCAACATCCGACAGACGGAGCCCACATCCTCTGTCTCCATAGTAACCTCAAGGATGCTTCGGTACGTGCGGCTGAACTGAGCgtcctttctctctccagccTGCCAGTTGAACAGGAGGATACAAGCAGTCACCATGACAACAAGACCAAGGCCTCAG ATCGCTCTCCTGACATGGAGAACTACTGGGAGGATGACGACGACAGTTTCTCCTCTGAACAGGAAGGAAGTGATGACGCAGTCCCGTCTCAG GACATGTACGATGATGAAGACGATGTTCAGCGAAAGACGAAGAAGACTCACAGGACTCAG CAGCCGAACTTCAAACAGAAGTTTGTGGCTCTGTTGAAAAGATTCAAAGTCACCGATGAG GTTCTGGATTCAGACCCTGTGGGTCAGAGCCAGGAGGCTGAGGAAGATCTGGACCTCCTGTATGACAGCCTGGAGGTTTACAACCCGAGTGACAGCGGCCCCGAACTGGACGATAACGACAGCATCCTCAGCACGCCCAAACCCAAACTGAG GCCGTTCTTCGAGGGGGTGTCTCAGTCGAGCTCTCAGACGGAGATCGGGAGCCTCCACAGTCAGAGAAACCAACGCAGAGAACAAAGTGCAGCT GCTGCAGAGTTGCTGTCTCCTGGAACTCAGGAGTCCCGAGTCTCCGAAGAGTCCAAAGGAGGGGAGACCGGCCCCGGG GATGTTGAGGAGGATGTTGCCATGGGAACAGATGCGGGCCCTGCTGCAAAACTCTGCAAAACggagtcacaaacacacatgtcaCCAAg TAAGACAGGAAGTCAGATGTCTCGCCATCAATGGAGCATCTCCATGAAGGACAGACAGAACTCTAGAGGGACAGACCGAACCAGCAGCATGGACAGTGAGACGTCTTCAGATTACAGGATACCGCCACCACAG GTTGCCAGAAAGTCTGTGTTGGATCAGCTGAACCACATCCTGTTCTCTGATGATCAGCTTCCTGAATCCATCGTCCTGATCAACACCACAGACTGGCAGGGAcag TATCTGTCAGAGATTCTCTTCGACCAGCCGATCGTTTGCACCGTGTCATCAGCTGATGTCCAGGCCGCTTTCAGCGCCATCATCAGTCGCATCCAGAGATT CTGTAACTGTAACTCGCAGATGCCGCCCACAGTGAAGGTGGCGGTGGGTGGAGACCAGAGCTACCTCAACACCGTCCTCTGCTGCTTTGTAGAGCAGCTGGCCAGCAAGACGCCCGATTGGCTAAGCTACATCCGCTTTCTGATCCTCCCTGTTG GAACCCACCCACTGGCCAAGTACCTGGCCTCCCTGGACGCTAAATTCTGCAGCCTGTTAATGGACGCTGGCTGGAGGGAGCTGTTTGGACGTCCGGAGCCGCCTCCTCTCG ATGCTGTGGGTGTAGCAAGTCGAGTGTCTCAGTATTTGGCCGGAGCTGCTGTTTCTCACCTGTGTCCGATCTCAGAGGCCATGCTCACCTGCAAACACAAGAG CCGTGAAGACGACTCCTGTCAGAAGTTTGTTCCTTTTATCGGG CTGGTGAAGGTCGGCATCGTGGAGCAGAACTTCGTGACCACCTCAG TGGACTCTGATGACATCATACTGGGATCACCTCCCTCCCAGCCAGGAGCACCGATCAGCATCACCTCCACACCTCCACCCTCGCCCTCCACCAG CTGTCCGGGGGAGGTGATGGGTCTGCAGGTGGATTACTGGAGCAgtcagggaggaggaggaggagcagagcgGAGGAAGGAGGTGGGGGTGAAGAACACCCTGAAGAGCAACTTCCGCTGTCTGCAGGTGTCGAGGATCAGCGGAGGAGAACTACTGAGCATGACGGTGGTGACcaaagagaagaacaagaaag TCATGTTCCTTAGTAAGAAGACGAAGGAAAAGGACGCGGAGTCGAGAAGTCAGCTGATCGAAGGAATCAGCAGGTTGATCTGTACGTCCAAACACCAGCACGCACTGagag TGTCTATAGACGGCGTTGAGTGGAACGATGTGAAGTTTTTCCAGCTGGCTGCTCAGTGGCCAACACACGTCAAACACTTTCCTGTCGGGATCTTCGGCTACAACAAACCCTGA
- the LOC113161749 gene encoding transmembrane protein 121-like, whose amino-acid sequence MVPPRPAANKPQVCLLAVPIMISLALMDAYLVEQNPGPRRISVCATVLAGDACFLIMLRYVAVWAGSEVHTARRGYAMVLWFFYIFILEIKVYFVYHNYRSEAATVDAGVSRRALTLLLSVCMPTVFITLAALDHLDYLRSYKKREELRSRLFWVVLDLLDVVDIQANLWELQREGLPVWVEGLMFFYCYILLLVLPCVSLGEISMQGVNIVPHKMMLYPILSLATINFITLLIRGGNLLIYSDIRMSGIMMGKNVIAIVMKSCSLVEYRKQPDSPAAVRGAEIQKHSPGNAQISSTQLVVLPTVIIEDFTTIEEGGGGGRRRTVVTREQTRGRTRPWRLTILHKLVVQHTVTFKTHDVT is encoded by the coding sequence ATGGTTCCCCCGCGACCTGCTGCTAACAAGCCCCAAGTCTGCCTGTTGGCAGTTCCCATCATGATCAGCCTGGCTCTGATGGATGCCTACCTGGTGGAGCAGAATCCAGGTCCCAGGAGGATCAGTGTGTGTGCCACTGTACTAGCAGGTGATGCGTGTTTCCTTATCATGCTCAGATATGTGGCCGTCTGGGCCGGGTCAGAGGTGCATACAGCCAGGCGAGGCTACGCCATGGTCCTCTGGTTCTTCTATATCTTCATTTTGGAAATCAAGGTCTACTTCGTTTACCATAACTACAGGTCGGAGGCAGCGACTGTTGATGCAGGTGTATCCAGGAGAGCTCTGacgctgctgctgtctgtctgcatgcCCACTGTCTTCATTACACTGGCTGCACTGGATCATTTGGACTACTTACGGTCAtataagaaaagagaagaattaAGGAGCCGTCTCTTCTGGGTGGTGCTGGACTTGCTGGATGTTGTGGACATTCAAGCCAACCTGTGGGAGCTGCAGAGGGAAGGGCTCCCAGTGTGGGTGGAAGGACTGATGTTCTTCTACTGCTACattctgctgctggtgctgccgTGCGTCTCTCTGGGTGAGATCAGCATGCAGGGTGTGAACATTGTCCCCCACAAAATGATGCTCTACCCCATCCTCAGTCTTGCCACCATCAACTTCATCACCCTCCTAATCCGTGGGGGAAACCTGTTGATCTACAGTGATATCCGAATGTCGGGAATCATGATGGGAAAGAACGTGATCGCCATCGTGATGAAGAGCTGCAGCCTGGTTGAGTACAGAAAACAGCCAGattctcctgctgctgttcgAGGAGCTGAGATCCAGAAACATTCCCCTGGGAATGCTCAGATATCCAGCACCCAACTGGTGGTGCTGCCTACAGTCATAATCGAGGACTTCACCACCatagaggaggggggggggggggggaggaggaggactgtgGTGACACGAGAGCAAACGCGAGGGAGGACGAGACCTTGGAGATTAACAATCCTCCATAAACTTGTGGTGCAACATACAGTTACATTCAAAACTCATGATGTTACTTAG
- the LOC113161607 gene encoding phosphofurin acidic cluster sorting protein 1-like isoform X1: MAVAADSGRVRGAPFPPCLVADPAVGSGSDAAKEPDDRVPVPMNLFATWEIDRSSPSCVPRLCSLTLRKLMVLRELDRELSSIVIAVKIQGSKRTLRSNEYHLPPDGLMETDLELTFSLQYPHFLKRDANRLHVMLQRRKRYKNRTILGYKTLAVGVINMAEVLQHPTDGAHILCLHSNLKDASVRAAELSVLSLSSLPVEQEDTSSHHDNKTKASDRSPDMENYWEDDDDSFSSEQEGSDDAVPSQDMYDDEDDVQRKTKKTHRTQQPNFKQKFVALLKRFKVTDEVLDSDPVGQSQEAEEDLDLLYDSLEVYNPSDSGPELDDNDSILSTPKPKLRPFFEGVSQSSSQTEIGSLHSQRNQRREQSAAAAELLSPGTQESRVSEESKGGETGPGDVEEDVAMGTDAGPAAKLCKTESQTHMSPSKTGSQMSRHQWSISMKDRQNSRGTDRTSSMDSETSSDYRIPPPQVARKSVLDQLNHILFSDDQLPESIVLINTTDWQGQVCLSLCVHASSLLNRILTVCSRVSPQYLSEILFDQPIVCTVSSADVQAAFSAIISRIQRFCNCNSQMPPTVKVAVGGDQSYLNTVLCCFVEQLASKTPDWLSYIRFLILPVGTHPLAKYLASLDAKFCSLLMDAGWRELFGRPEPPPLDAVGVASRVSQYLAGAAVSHLCPISEAMLTCKHKSREDDSCQKFVPFIGLVKVGIVEQNFVTTSVDSDDIILGSPPSQPGAPISITSTPPPSPSTSCPGEVMGLQVDYWSSQGGGGGAERRKEVGVKNTLKSNFRCLQVSRISGGELLSMTVVTKEKNKKVMFLSKKTKEKDAESRSQLIEGISRLICTSKHQHALRVSIDGVEWNDVKFFQLAAQWPTHVKHFPVGIFGYNKP, from the exons ATGGCGGTGGCTGCGGACTCGGGAAGAGTCCGTGGTGCTCCTTTCCCACCGTGCCTGGTGGCGGACCCGGCGGTGGGGTCCGGATCCGATGCTGCCAAAGAGCCAGATGACCGCGTCCCAGTGCCCATGAACCTGTTTGCAACCTGGGAGATCGACCGGTCCTCTCCCAGCTGCGTGCCCAG GTTGTGCAGTCTGACTCTGAGGAAGCTGATGGTTTTGAGGGAGTTGGACCGAGAGCTCAGCTCTATTGTCATTGCTGTTAAGATCCAG ggCTCTAAGCGAACTTTGAGATCCAATGAGTACCATCTTCCTCCGGACGGCCTGATGGAAACAGACCTGGAGCTCACCTTCTCACTACAG TATCCTCACTTCCTCAAGCGAGATGCAAACCGTCTGCATGTGatgctgcagaggaggaagagataCAAGAACCGAACTATCCTGGGCTACAAGACCCTGGCAGTGGGAGTCATCAACATGGCCGAG GTGCTGCAACATCCGACAGACGGAGCCCACATCCTCTGTCTCCATAGTAACCTCAAGGATGCTTCGGTACGTGCGGCTGAACTGAGCgtcctttctctctccagccTGCCAGTTGAACAGGAGGATACAAGCAGTCACCATGACAACAAGACCAAGGCCTCAG ATCGCTCTCCTGACATGGAGAACTACTGGGAGGATGACGACGACAGTTTCTCCTCTGAACAGGAAGGAAGTGATGACGCAGTCCCGTCTCAG GACATGTACGATGATGAAGACGATGTTCAGCGAAAGACGAAGAAGACTCACAGGACTCAG CAGCCGAACTTCAAACAGAAGTTTGTGGCTCTGTTGAAAAGATTCAAAGTCACCGATGAG GTTCTGGATTCAGACCCTGTGGGTCAGAGCCAGGAGGCTGAGGAAGATCTGGACCTCCTGTATGACAGCCTGGAGGTTTACAACCCGAGTGACAGCGGCCCCGAACTGGACGATAACGACAGCATCCTCAGCACGCCCAAACCCAAACTGAG GCCGTTCTTCGAGGGGGTGTCTCAGTCGAGCTCTCAGACGGAGATCGGGAGCCTCCACAGTCAGAGAAACCAACGCAGAGAACAAAGTGCAGCT GCTGCAGAGTTGCTGTCTCCTGGAACTCAGGAGTCCCGAGTCTCCGAAGAGTCCAAAGGAGGGGAGACCGGCCCCGGG GATGTTGAGGAGGATGTTGCCATGGGAACAGATGCGGGCCCTGCTGCAAAACTCTGCAAAACggagtcacaaacacacatgtcaCCAAg TAAGACAGGAAGTCAGATGTCTCGCCATCAATGGAGCATCTCCATGAAGGACAGACAGAACTCTAGAGGGACAGACCGAACCAGCAGCATGGACAGTGAGACGTCTTCAGATTACAGGATACCGCCACCACAG GTTGCCAGAAAGTCTGTGTTGGATCAGCTGAACCACATCCTGTTCTCTGATGATCAGCTTCCTGAATCCATCGTCCTGATCAACACCACAGACTGGCAGGGAcaggtctgtctgtctttgtgtgtccaTGCGTCGTCTCTCCTGAACCGGATCCTCACTGTTTGCTCCCGTGTCTCTCCTCAGTATCTGTCAGAGATTCTCTTCGACCAGCCGATCGTTTGCACCGTGTCATCAGCTGATGTCCAGGCCGCTTTCAGCGCCATCATCAGTCGCATCCAGAGATT CTGTAACTGTAACTCGCAGATGCCGCCCACAGTGAAGGTGGCGGTGGGTGGAGACCAGAGCTACCTCAACACCGTCCTCTGCTGCTTTGTAGAGCAGCTGGCCAGCAAGACGCCCGATTGGCTAAGCTACATCCGCTTTCTGATCCTCCCTGTTG GAACCCACCCACTGGCCAAGTACCTGGCCTCCCTGGACGCTAAATTCTGCAGCCTGTTAATGGACGCTGGCTGGAGGGAGCTGTTTGGACGTCCGGAGCCGCCTCCTCTCG ATGCTGTGGGTGTAGCAAGTCGAGTGTCTCAGTATTTGGCCGGAGCTGCTGTTTCTCACCTGTGTCCGATCTCAGAGGCCATGCTCACCTGCAAACACAAGAG CCGTGAAGACGACTCCTGTCAGAAGTTTGTTCCTTTTATCGGG CTGGTGAAGGTCGGCATCGTGGAGCAGAACTTCGTGACCACCTCAG TGGACTCTGATGACATCATACTGGGATCACCTCCCTCCCAGCCAGGAGCACCGATCAGCATCACCTCCACACCTCCACCCTCGCCCTCCACCAG CTGTCCGGGGGAGGTGATGGGTCTGCAGGTGGATTACTGGAGCAgtcagggaggaggaggaggagcagagcgGAGGAAGGAGGTGGGGGTGAAGAACACCCTGAAGAGCAACTTCCGCTGTCTGCAGGTGTCGAGGATCAGCGGAGGAGAACTACTGAGCATGACGGTGGTGACcaaagagaagaacaagaaag TCATGTTCCTTAGTAAGAAGACGAAGGAAAAGGACGCGGAGTCGAGAAGTCAGCTGATCGAAGGAATCAGCAGGTTGATCTGTACGTCCAAACACCAGCACGCACTGagag TGTCTATAGACGGCGTTGAGTGGAACGATGTGAAGTTTTTCCAGCTGGCTGCTCAGTGGCCAACACACGTCAAACACTTTCCTGTCGGGATCTTCGGCTACAACAAACCCTGA
- the LOC113161607 gene encoding phosphofurin acidic cluster sorting protein 1-like isoform X2 produces the protein MAVAADSGRVRGAPFPPCLVADPAVGSGSDAAKEPDDRVPVPMNLFATWEIDRSSPSCVPRLCSLTLRKLMVLRELDRELSSIVIAVKIQGSKRTLRSNEYHLPPDGLMETDLELTFSLQYPHFLKRDANRLHVMLQRRKRYKNRTILGYKTLAVGVINMAEVLQHPTDGAHILCLHSNLKDASVRAAELSVLSLSSLPVEQEDTSSHHDNKTKASDRSPDMENYWEDDDDSFSSEQEGSDDAVPSQDMYDDEDDVQRKTKKTHRTQPNFKQKFVALLKRFKVTDEVLDSDPVGQSQEAEEDLDLLYDSLEVYNPSDSGPELDDNDSILSTPKPKLRPFFEGVSQSSSQTEIGSLHSQRNQRREQSAAAAELLSPGTQESRVSEESKGGETGPGDVEEDVAMGTDAGPAAKLCKTESQTHMSPSKTGSQMSRHQWSISMKDRQNSRGTDRTSSMDSETSSDYRIPPPQVARKSVLDQLNHILFSDDQLPESIVLINTTDWQGQVCLSLCVHASSLLNRILTVCSRVSPQYLSEILFDQPIVCTVSSADVQAAFSAIISRIQRFCNCNSQMPPTVKVAVGGDQSYLNTVLCCFVEQLASKTPDWLSYIRFLILPVGTHPLAKYLASLDAKFCSLLMDAGWRELFGRPEPPPLDAVGVASRVSQYLAGAAVSHLCPISEAMLTCKHKSREDDSCQKFVPFIGLVKVGIVEQNFVTTSVDSDDIILGSPPSQPGAPISITSTPPPSPSTSCPGEVMGLQVDYWSSQGGGGGAERRKEVGVKNTLKSNFRCLQVSRISGGELLSMTVVTKEKNKKVMFLSKKTKEKDAESRSQLIEGISRLICTSKHQHALRVSIDGVEWNDVKFFQLAAQWPTHVKHFPVGIFGYNKP, from the exons ATGGCGGTGGCTGCGGACTCGGGAAGAGTCCGTGGTGCTCCTTTCCCACCGTGCCTGGTGGCGGACCCGGCGGTGGGGTCCGGATCCGATGCTGCCAAAGAGCCAGATGACCGCGTCCCAGTGCCCATGAACCTGTTTGCAACCTGGGAGATCGACCGGTCCTCTCCCAGCTGCGTGCCCAG GTTGTGCAGTCTGACTCTGAGGAAGCTGATGGTTTTGAGGGAGTTGGACCGAGAGCTCAGCTCTATTGTCATTGCTGTTAAGATCCAG ggCTCTAAGCGAACTTTGAGATCCAATGAGTACCATCTTCCTCCGGACGGCCTGATGGAAACAGACCTGGAGCTCACCTTCTCACTACAG TATCCTCACTTCCTCAAGCGAGATGCAAACCGTCTGCATGTGatgctgcagaggaggaagagataCAAGAACCGAACTATCCTGGGCTACAAGACCCTGGCAGTGGGAGTCATCAACATGGCCGAG GTGCTGCAACATCCGACAGACGGAGCCCACATCCTCTGTCTCCATAGTAACCTCAAGGATGCTTCGGTACGTGCGGCTGAACTGAGCgtcctttctctctccagccTGCCAGTTGAACAGGAGGATACAAGCAGTCACCATGACAACAAGACCAAGGCCTCAG ATCGCTCTCCTGACATGGAGAACTACTGGGAGGATGACGACGACAGTTTCTCCTCTGAACAGGAAGGAAGTGATGACGCAGTCCCGTCTCAG GACATGTACGATGATGAAGACGATGTTCAGCGAAAGACGAAGAAGACTCACAGGACTCAG CCGAACTTCAAACAGAAGTTTGTGGCTCTGTTGAAAAGATTCAAAGTCACCGATGAG GTTCTGGATTCAGACCCTGTGGGTCAGAGCCAGGAGGCTGAGGAAGATCTGGACCTCCTGTATGACAGCCTGGAGGTTTACAACCCGAGTGACAGCGGCCCCGAACTGGACGATAACGACAGCATCCTCAGCACGCCCAAACCCAAACTGAG GCCGTTCTTCGAGGGGGTGTCTCAGTCGAGCTCTCAGACGGAGATCGGGAGCCTCCACAGTCAGAGAAACCAACGCAGAGAACAAAGTGCAGCT GCTGCAGAGTTGCTGTCTCCTGGAACTCAGGAGTCCCGAGTCTCCGAAGAGTCCAAAGGAGGGGAGACCGGCCCCGGG GATGTTGAGGAGGATGTTGCCATGGGAACAGATGCGGGCCCTGCTGCAAAACTCTGCAAAACggagtcacaaacacacatgtcaCCAAg TAAGACAGGAAGTCAGATGTCTCGCCATCAATGGAGCATCTCCATGAAGGACAGACAGAACTCTAGAGGGACAGACCGAACCAGCAGCATGGACAGTGAGACGTCTTCAGATTACAGGATACCGCCACCACAG GTTGCCAGAAAGTCTGTGTTGGATCAGCTGAACCACATCCTGTTCTCTGATGATCAGCTTCCTGAATCCATCGTCCTGATCAACACCACAGACTGGCAGGGAcaggtctgtctgtctttgtgtgtccaTGCGTCGTCTCTCCTGAACCGGATCCTCACTGTTTGCTCCCGTGTCTCTCCTCAGTATCTGTCAGAGATTCTCTTCGACCAGCCGATCGTTTGCACCGTGTCATCAGCTGATGTCCAGGCCGCTTTCAGCGCCATCATCAGTCGCATCCAGAGATT CTGTAACTGTAACTCGCAGATGCCGCCCACAGTGAAGGTGGCGGTGGGTGGAGACCAGAGCTACCTCAACACCGTCCTCTGCTGCTTTGTAGAGCAGCTGGCCAGCAAGACGCCCGATTGGCTAAGCTACATCCGCTTTCTGATCCTCCCTGTTG GAACCCACCCACTGGCCAAGTACCTGGCCTCCCTGGACGCTAAATTCTGCAGCCTGTTAATGGACGCTGGCTGGAGGGAGCTGTTTGGACGTCCGGAGCCGCCTCCTCTCG ATGCTGTGGGTGTAGCAAGTCGAGTGTCTCAGTATTTGGCCGGAGCTGCTGTTTCTCACCTGTGTCCGATCTCAGAGGCCATGCTCACCTGCAAACACAAGAG CCGTGAAGACGACTCCTGTCAGAAGTTTGTTCCTTTTATCGGG CTGGTGAAGGTCGGCATCGTGGAGCAGAACTTCGTGACCACCTCAG TGGACTCTGATGACATCATACTGGGATCACCTCCCTCCCAGCCAGGAGCACCGATCAGCATCACCTCCACACCTCCACCCTCGCCCTCCACCAG CTGTCCGGGGGAGGTGATGGGTCTGCAGGTGGATTACTGGAGCAgtcagggaggaggaggaggagcagagcgGAGGAAGGAGGTGGGGGTGAAGAACACCCTGAAGAGCAACTTCCGCTGTCTGCAGGTGTCGAGGATCAGCGGAGGAGAACTACTGAGCATGACGGTGGTGACcaaagagaagaacaagaaag TCATGTTCCTTAGTAAGAAGACGAAGGAAAAGGACGCGGAGTCGAGAAGTCAGCTGATCGAAGGAATCAGCAGGTTGATCTGTACGTCCAAACACCAGCACGCACTGagag TGTCTATAGACGGCGTTGAGTGGAACGATGTGAAGTTTTTCCAGCTGGCTGCTCAGTGGCCAACACACGTCAAACACTTTCCTGTCGGGATCTTCGGCTACAACAAACCCTGA